In one Gopherus evgoodei ecotype Sinaloan lineage chromosome 1, rGopEvg1_v1.p, whole genome shotgun sequence genomic region, the following are encoded:
- the CBX7 gene encoding chromobox protein homolog 7 isoform X6: MELSAIGEQVFAVESIRKKRIRKGKVEYLVKWKGWPPKEERDRASGYRKRGPKPKRLLLQRLYGMDLRSAHKGKEKLCFSLSRQFGGGGGSNLAGAKPGQTELSEKSGGGVLPFPLRKQRKNQKYLRLSRKKFPRMSSLESRNHRREFFLKESVALETRQTPNDWDATQHASKEVGVDAVDGSLPWIPTLSPSEVTVTDITANSITVTFREAQVAEGFFRDRSVQF, encoded by the exons atGGAGCTCTCTGCTATCGGGGAGCAGGTGTTTGCGGTGGAGAGTATCAGGAAGAAGCGCATAAGGAAG gGTAAAGTAGAATATCTGGTGAAGTGGAAAGGATGGCCCCCAAA GGAAGAGAGAGATCGTGCATCAGGATACAGGAAGAGAGGCCCTAAACCGAAACGTCTCTTATTACAG AGGCTTTACGGTATGGATCTGAGGAGTGCCCACAAGGGAAAGGAGAAGCTCTGTTTCTCTCTATCACGGcaatttggaggaggaggaggaagcaatcTGGCAGGGGCCAAGCCAGGACAGACAGAGCTATCAGAGAAGAGTGGGGGAGGTGTCCTACCATTCCCGCTCCGGAAGCAGCGCAAGAACCAGAAATATCTCCGGCTGTCGCGGAAGAAGTTTCCACGCATGTCAAGCCTGGAGAGCCGTAACCACAGGCGTGAGTTCTTCTTGAAGGAATCAGTGGCACTAGAGACTAGGCAGACTCCCAATGACTGGGATGCGACGCAGCATGCTAGCAAAGAAG TAGGTGTGGATGCAGTTGATGGCAGCCTCCCCTGGATCCCCACCTTGTCCCCCAGCGAAGTGACAGTGACAGACATCACGGCGAACTCCATTACCGTGACCTTCAGAGAAGCACAAGTGGCTGAGGGCTTCTTCCGAGACCGAAGTGTGCAGTTCTGA
- the CBX7 gene encoding chromobox protein homolog 7 isoform X1, producing the protein MELSAIGEQVFAVESIRKKRIRKGKVEYLVKWKGWPPKYSTWEPEDHILDPRLVVAYEEKEERDRASGYRKRGPKPKRLLLQQNLNHAQAQMELACRGSLWQWRHHIRASGFHCAEGMAVGAPQGNQSHRLYGMDLRSAHKGKEKLCFSLSRQFGGGGGSNLAGAKPGQTELSEKSGGGVLPFPLRKQRKNQKYLRLSRKKFPRMSSLESRNHRREFFLKESVALETRQTPNDWDATQHASKEVGVDAVDGSLPWIPTLSPSEVTVTDITANSITVTFREAQVAEGFFRDRSVQF; encoded by the exons atGGAGCTCTCTGCTATCGGGGAGCAGGTGTTTGCGGTGGAGAGTATCAGGAAGAAGCGCATAAGGAAG gGTAAAGTAGAATATCTGGTGAAGTGGAAAGGATGGCCCCCAAA aTACAGCACATGGGAGCCGGAGGATCACATCCTGGATCCTCGCCTGGTAGTGGCTTATGAAGAGAA GGAAGAGAGAGATCGTGCATCAGGATACAGGAAGAGAGGCCCTAAACCGAAACGTCTCTTATTACAG CAAAACTTAAACCATGCTCAGGCCCAGATGGAGCTGGCCTGTAGAGGGTCGTTGTGGCAGTGGAGGCATCATATTAGGGCAAGTGGGTTCCACTGTGCAGAAGGGATGGCTGTAGGTGCCCCGCAGGGCAATCAgagccat AGGCTTTACGGTATGGATCTGAGGAGTGCCCACAAGGGAAAGGAGAAGCTCTGTTTCTCTCTATCACGGcaatttggaggaggaggaggaagcaatcTGGCAGGGGCCAAGCCAGGACAGACAGAGCTATCAGAGAAGAGTGGGGGAGGTGTCCTACCATTCCCGCTCCGGAAGCAGCGCAAGAACCAGAAATATCTCCGGCTGTCGCGGAAGAAGTTTCCACGCATGTCAAGCCTGGAGAGCCGTAACCACAGGCGTGAGTTCTTCTTGAAGGAATCAGTGGCACTAGAGACTAGGCAGACTCCCAATGACTGGGATGCGACGCAGCATGCTAGCAAAGAAG TAGGTGTGGATGCAGTTGATGGCAGCCTCCCCTGGATCCCCACCTTGTCCCCCAGCGAAGTGACAGTGACAGACATCACGGCGAACTCCATTACCGTGACCTTCAGAGAAGCACAAGTGGCTGAGGGCTTCTTCCGAGACCGAAGTGTGCAGTTCTGA
- the CBX7 gene encoding chromobox protein homolog 7 isoform X2, which yields MELSAIGEQVFAVESIRKKRIRKGKVEYLVKWKGWPPKYSTWEPEDHILDPRLVVAYEEKEERDRASGYRKRGPKPKRLLLQQNLNHAQAQMELACRGSLWQWRHHIRASGFHCAEGMAVGAPQGNQSHRLYGMDLRSAHKGKEKLCFSLSRQFGGGGGSNLAGAKPGQTELSEKSGGGVLPFPLRKQRKNQKYLRLSRKKFPRMSSLESRNHRREFFLKESVALETRQTPNDWDATQHASKEGVDAVDGSLPWIPTLSPSEVTVTDITANSITVTFREAQVAEGFFRDRSVQF from the exons atGGAGCTCTCTGCTATCGGGGAGCAGGTGTTTGCGGTGGAGAGTATCAGGAAGAAGCGCATAAGGAAG gGTAAAGTAGAATATCTGGTGAAGTGGAAAGGATGGCCCCCAAA aTACAGCACATGGGAGCCGGAGGATCACATCCTGGATCCTCGCCTGGTAGTGGCTTATGAAGAGAA GGAAGAGAGAGATCGTGCATCAGGATACAGGAAGAGAGGCCCTAAACCGAAACGTCTCTTATTACAG CAAAACTTAAACCATGCTCAGGCCCAGATGGAGCTGGCCTGTAGAGGGTCGTTGTGGCAGTGGAGGCATCATATTAGGGCAAGTGGGTTCCACTGTGCAGAAGGGATGGCTGTAGGTGCCCCGCAGGGCAATCAgagccat AGGCTTTACGGTATGGATCTGAGGAGTGCCCACAAGGGAAAGGAGAAGCTCTGTTTCTCTCTATCACGGcaatttggaggaggaggaggaagcaatcTGGCAGGGGCCAAGCCAGGACAGACAGAGCTATCAGAGAAGAGTGGGGGAGGTGTCCTACCATTCCCGCTCCGGAAGCAGCGCAAGAACCAGAAATATCTCCGGCTGTCGCGGAAGAAGTTTCCACGCATGTCAAGCCTGGAGAGCCGTAACCACAGGCGTGAGTTCTTCTTGAAGGAATCAGTGGCACTAGAGACTAGGCAGACTCCCAATGACTGGGATGCGACGCAGCATGCTAGCAAAGAAG GTGTGGATGCAGTTGATGGCAGCCTCCCCTGGATCCCCACCTTGTCCCCCAGCGAAGTGACAGTGACAGACATCACGGCGAACTCCATTACCGTGACCTTCAGAGAAGCACAAGTGGCTGAGGGCTTCTTCCGAGACCGAAGTGTGCAGTTCTGA
- the CBX7 gene encoding chromobox protein homolog 7 isoform X3, with amino-acid sequence MELSAIGEQVFAVESIRKKRIRKGKVEYLVKWKGWPPKEERDRASGYRKRGPKPKRLLLQQNLNHAQAQMELACRGSLWQWRHHIRASGFHCAEGMAVGAPQGNQSHRLYGMDLRSAHKGKEKLCFSLSRQFGGGGGSNLAGAKPGQTELSEKSGGGVLPFPLRKQRKNQKYLRLSRKKFPRMSSLESRNHRREFFLKESVALETRQTPNDWDATQHASKEVGVDAVDGSLPWIPTLSPSEVTVTDITANSITVTFREAQVAEGFFRDRSVQF; translated from the exons atGGAGCTCTCTGCTATCGGGGAGCAGGTGTTTGCGGTGGAGAGTATCAGGAAGAAGCGCATAAGGAAG gGTAAAGTAGAATATCTGGTGAAGTGGAAAGGATGGCCCCCAAA GGAAGAGAGAGATCGTGCATCAGGATACAGGAAGAGAGGCCCTAAACCGAAACGTCTCTTATTACAG CAAAACTTAAACCATGCTCAGGCCCAGATGGAGCTGGCCTGTAGAGGGTCGTTGTGGCAGTGGAGGCATCATATTAGGGCAAGTGGGTTCCACTGTGCAGAAGGGATGGCTGTAGGTGCCCCGCAGGGCAATCAgagccat AGGCTTTACGGTATGGATCTGAGGAGTGCCCACAAGGGAAAGGAGAAGCTCTGTTTCTCTCTATCACGGcaatttggaggaggaggaggaagcaatcTGGCAGGGGCCAAGCCAGGACAGACAGAGCTATCAGAGAAGAGTGGGGGAGGTGTCCTACCATTCCCGCTCCGGAAGCAGCGCAAGAACCAGAAATATCTCCGGCTGTCGCGGAAGAAGTTTCCACGCATGTCAAGCCTGGAGAGCCGTAACCACAGGCGTGAGTTCTTCTTGAAGGAATCAGTGGCACTAGAGACTAGGCAGACTCCCAATGACTGGGATGCGACGCAGCATGCTAGCAAAGAAG TAGGTGTGGATGCAGTTGATGGCAGCCTCCCCTGGATCCCCACCTTGTCCCCCAGCGAAGTGACAGTGACAGACATCACGGCGAACTCCATTACCGTGACCTTCAGAGAAGCACAAGTGGCTGAGGGCTTCTTCCGAGACCGAAGTGTGCAGTTCTGA
- the CBX7 gene encoding chromobox protein homolog 7 isoform X4, which produces MELSAIGEQVFAVESIRKKRIRKGKVEYLVKWKGWPPKYSTWEPEDHILDPRLVVAYEEKEERDRASGYRKRGPKPKRLLLQRLYGMDLRSAHKGKEKLCFSLSRQFGGGGGSNLAGAKPGQTELSEKSGGGVLPFPLRKQRKNQKYLRLSRKKFPRMSSLESRNHRREFFLKESVALETRQTPNDWDATQHASKEVGVDAVDGSLPWIPTLSPSEVTVTDITANSITVTFREAQVAEGFFRDRSVQF; this is translated from the exons atGGAGCTCTCTGCTATCGGGGAGCAGGTGTTTGCGGTGGAGAGTATCAGGAAGAAGCGCATAAGGAAG gGTAAAGTAGAATATCTGGTGAAGTGGAAAGGATGGCCCCCAAA aTACAGCACATGGGAGCCGGAGGATCACATCCTGGATCCTCGCCTGGTAGTGGCTTATGAAGAGAA GGAAGAGAGAGATCGTGCATCAGGATACAGGAAGAGAGGCCCTAAACCGAAACGTCTCTTATTACAG AGGCTTTACGGTATGGATCTGAGGAGTGCCCACAAGGGAAAGGAGAAGCTCTGTTTCTCTCTATCACGGcaatttggaggaggaggaggaagcaatcTGGCAGGGGCCAAGCCAGGACAGACAGAGCTATCAGAGAAGAGTGGGGGAGGTGTCCTACCATTCCCGCTCCGGAAGCAGCGCAAGAACCAGAAATATCTCCGGCTGTCGCGGAAGAAGTTTCCACGCATGTCAAGCCTGGAGAGCCGTAACCACAGGCGTGAGTTCTTCTTGAAGGAATCAGTGGCACTAGAGACTAGGCAGACTCCCAATGACTGGGATGCGACGCAGCATGCTAGCAAAGAAG TAGGTGTGGATGCAGTTGATGGCAGCCTCCCCTGGATCCCCACCTTGTCCCCCAGCGAAGTGACAGTGACAGACATCACGGCGAACTCCATTACCGTGACCTTCAGAGAAGCACAAGTGGCTGAGGGCTTCTTCCGAGACCGAAGTGTGCAGTTCTGA
- the CBX7 gene encoding chromobox protein homolog 7 isoform X5, whose protein sequence is MELSAIGEQVFAVESIRKKRIRKGKVEYLVKWKGWPPKYSTWEPEDHILDPRLVVAYEEKEERDRASGYRKRGPKPKRLLLQRLYGMDLRSAHKGKEKLCFSLSRQFGGGGGSNLAGAKPGQTELSEKSGGGVLPFPLRKQRKNQKYLRLSRKKFPRMSSLESRNHRREFFLKESVALETRQTPNDWDATQHASKEGVDAVDGSLPWIPTLSPSEVTVTDITANSITVTFREAQVAEGFFRDRSVQF, encoded by the exons atGGAGCTCTCTGCTATCGGGGAGCAGGTGTTTGCGGTGGAGAGTATCAGGAAGAAGCGCATAAGGAAG gGTAAAGTAGAATATCTGGTGAAGTGGAAAGGATGGCCCCCAAA aTACAGCACATGGGAGCCGGAGGATCACATCCTGGATCCTCGCCTGGTAGTGGCTTATGAAGAGAA GGAAGAGAGAGATCGTGCATCAGGATACAGGAAGAGAGGCCCTAAACCGAAACGTCTCTTATTACAG AGGCTTTACGGTATGGATCTGAGGAGTGCCCACAAGGGAAAGGAGAAGCTCTGTTTCTCTCTATCACGGcaatttggaggaggaggaggaagcaatcTGGCAGGGGCCAAGCCAGGACAGACAGAGCTATCAGAGAAGAGTGGGGGAGGTGTCCTACCATTCCCGCTCCGGAAGCAGCGCAAGAACCAGAAATATCTCCGGCTGTCGCGGAAGAAGTTTCCACGCATGTCAAGCCTGGAGAGCCGTAACCACAGGCGTGAGTTCTTCTTGAAGGAATCAGTGGCACTAGAGACTAGGCAGACTCCCAATGACTGGGATGCGACGCAGCATGCTAGCAAAGAAG GTGTGGATGCAGTTGATGGCAGCCTCCCCTGGATCCCCACCTTGTCCCCCAGCGAAGTGACAGTGACAGACATCACGGCGAACTCCATTACCGTGACCTTCAGAGAAGCACAAGTGGCTGAGGGCTTCTTCCGAGACCGAAGTGTGCAGTTCTGA